The following are encoded in a window of Mustela nigripes isolate SB6536 chromosome 3, MUSNIG.SB6536, whole genome shotgun sequence genomic DNA:
- the LOC132012918 gene encoding delta-type opioid receptor-like has protein sequence MNLSSEHCNISDWLRLEATVKASVYTVAFFFATSVTVIIVTIVSQNSKLKKEARYILLCHHLLCISSYCGLGVVFQGMRALLANSPVLMCWVVFGVQLSVGEGILFTLALMAVNTYLAICWPLKSLAFVDSVKYRILTGSWIIIIFKNVCLFLIEGTSPPQGAVLKSEPLCPVILNGSAARAIGMVFLFLLLSIILVSYSLIYQEGKRAGHFNRSNIKARKTVLIHLVQMGLHVIPTLIFIGLGKMCGLFFFVLNLVLFGVFAFAQCLNPLIYGLWNKELQSRLYRWMCCQLWCGHMMTNRETV, from the coding sequence ATGAACTTGTCTTCTGAGCACTGCAACATATCAGATTGGCTGAGGCTGGAAGCAACGGTGAAGGCCTCTGTGTACACTGTTGCCTTCTTCTTTGCCACATCTGTCACTGTCATCATCGTCACAATAGTATCACAGAATTCGAAGCTGAAGAAAGAGGCCCGATACATCCTCCTGTGTCACCATTTGCTGTGCATCTCCTCCTACTGTGGCCTGGGGGTGGTATTCCAAGGGATGCGGGCTCTGCTGGCCAATAGTCCAGTGCTGATGTGCTGGGTGGTATTTGGGGTCCAGCTAAGTGTTGGAGAAGGGATCCTCTTCACCCTGGCCTTGATGGCTGTCAACACTTACCTGGCTATTTGCTGGCCTTTGAAATCTCTGGCCTTTGTAGATTCAGTTAAGTATAGGATTCTTACTGGGTCTTGGATAATCATTATATTCAAGAATGTTTGCTTATTCCTCATAGAGGGTACTAGCCCTCCTCAGGGTGCTGTTTTAAAATCTGAACCCCTTTGCCCTGTGATCTTGAATGGCTCTGCTGCCAGAGCCATTGGcatggttttccttttccttcttctgtccaTCATTCTTGTAAGTTACTCTCTGATCTACCAAGAAGGGAAACGGGCTGGCCATTTTAATAGATCAAATATCAAAGCAAGGAAAACAGTCCTTATTCATTTAGTGCAGATGGGTTTACATGTGATACCAACCCTGATATTCATAGGTTTGGGAAAGATGTGtgggttgtttttctttgttttaaatctggTGCTTTTTGGAGTCTTTGCATTTGCCCAATGTCTTAACCCTCTGATCTATGGGCTCTGGAATAAAGAGCTGCAAAGCAGATTGTACCGTTGGATGTGCTGTCAGTTGTGGTGTGGTCACATGATGACCAACAGAGAGACAGTTTAA